The following are from one region of the Nicotiana tomentosiformis chromosome 7, ASM39032v3, whole genome shotgun sequence genome:
- the LOC104087297 gene encoding uncharacterized protein — translation MRKPILDRLIDAGIGTISKCITSSLRKKDGILHHPEFNQSIAEYGQTFTRKRVNEEDAMLIGVDVLVSYTVIGSGVVAFIYLVKSHFDWLNQSKLEMERLRAMRQKLQMELRPRQRKMKKP, via the exons TACTTGATCGTCTTATTGACGCTGGGATTGGTACTATATCAAAGTGTATAACTTCTAGCCTGAGAAAAAAAGATGGCATCTTGCACCACCCCGAGTTCAATCAATCCATTGCCGAATATGGTCAG ACATTCACCCGTAAGCGTGTTAACGAGGAAGATGCAATGCTGATAGGTGTCGATGTTCTCGTCAGTTATACG gTGATAGGTTCTGGAGTTGTCGCTTTCATCTATCTTGTGAAAAGTCATTTCGACTGGCTGAATCAAAGTAAGTTGGAGATGGAGCGACTCAGG GCAATGCGCCAAAAGCTGCAGATGGAGCTCAGGCCAAGGCAACGAAAGATGAAAAAACCATGA